One genomic window of Chitinophagaceae bacterium includes the following:
- a CDS encoding dienelactone hydrolase family protein, with amino-acid sequence MTLISLSTSTFAQQSKSCCQAPSATATFASLAGNAGFTGAHESPIAFTYAAKGNMITYPTQDGKTANAYFIPSATKSNKYLFVFQEWWGLNDYIKKQADTYSDSLKDVNVMAIDLYDGQVTSNPEEAGKIMQSVNDARLRSIITGAFTHVGKDAKVATVGWCFGGGWSMQAALIGGKQTKACVMYYGMPETDVAKLKNLNSDVLFMFANKDQWINEEVKNNFVKNMEAAGKKLTVKEYDADHAFANPSNPHYNKEFSADAQQIAIRYFRTALK; translated from the coding sequence ATGACTCTTATCTCACTCTCCACCTCTACTTTCGCACAGCAATCAAAATCCTGTTGCCAGGCTCCTTCCGCTACCGCCACTTTCGCTTCATTGGCAGGCAATGCAGGATTTACCGGTGCTCATGAATCACCAATAGCTTTTACCTATGCAGCGAAAGGAAACATGATTACTTATCCTACCCAGGATGGAAAGACTGCGAATGCATACTTCATTCCTTCAGCAACAAAATCAAACAAATATCTTTTTGTTTTCCAGGAATGGTGGGGATTAAATGACTACATCAAAAAGCAGGCAGATACTTATTCAGATTCACTGAAAGATGTAAATGTAATGGCTATTGATCTGTACGACGGACAAGTAACTTCAAACCCGGAAGAAGCAGGAAAAATAATGCAGTCGGTTAATGATGCGCGCCTCAGAAGTATTATAACAGGTGCTTTTACGCATGTTGGTAAAGATGCTAAAGTGGCAACTGTTGGCTGGTGCTTTGGTGGCGGATGGTCGATGCAGGCAGCTTTAATAGGTGGCAAACAAACAAAAGCCTGCGTGATGTATTACGGAATGCCGGAAACCGATGTTGCCAAACTGAAAAATCTTAACAGCGATGTGCTTTTTATGTTTGCTAATAAAGATCAGTGGATCAATGAAGAAGTGAAAAATAATTTTGTTAAAAACATGGAAGCAGCAGGGAAAAAACTGACGGTGAAGGAATATGATGCTGATCATGCCTTTGCAAATCCTTCCAATCCACATTACAATAAAGAGTTCTCTGCTGATGCGCAACAGATTGCCATCCGCTACTTTAGAACCGCGTTGAAGTAG
- a CDS encoding T9SS type A sorting domain-containing protein: MKKITIIIAVLCFLSIQSIAQYSQPKINADDPNLPQWVKMMYDESESVFAVDSAYEAYFEGREPENDIYARLYTTWRRRVSSFLDEKGFIRYPSAEEINQQLRQRTDLSNNVRSGWTHAGPDIHYSTKTNENSPFEPISEQANIYGIDRSQSNPNLLIAGSESGGIYKSVDAGESWNLVTPNLLIFTSRAVRIHPTNENEMLFAGGGKLYKTNDGGSTWNAIGDAAFQALNFTADDLIYNPGDPNIIYIGTNKGMFRTTDGGQNWTEILPDYCMSINIKPNDPSTIYALQYDPATKISYFYKSINYGATFTKYSDGWFEVPPVDAGKIESYGGRIAVTEANPEKVYVLLVGTSQSTAQLQLGGFIGTYVSNNSGELWNNPHVLIGEPYDFDTHPCLMDFDGHSADYNQIYYNTFIVASHLDENRILIGGLNMWRSDDGAVSYQGVGGYIGGLPLMHVDIQTIRNYKTSDTTEDVWWSSDGGVNHSTDFLETHQSKCNGIYATELWGFDQGWNEDMMVGGRYHNGDMGFAEGFPDGEFLALGGGEAATGYVNYSDERKAFFSDIGSVVLPDQIDGLAKYTGGSGQPNESYYQGESSRIIFDWNNYHIAYLGKENKLYKSTDGGSSFFTYHTFGTNVNQKILWIEQSRVNTNIMYAQHLQSSKSVLWKTTDGGITWAQLTLPVANQKYLNFTLSGNNENELWLSFTNGPNGSKIYHSTNGGTTWTNISTPALDNMNVWSLTHQFGTNGGVYLAMKQGIVFYRNNVMTDWAVHGNGLPAVSEPLKIVPFYKGQKIRLATWHVGVWENDFYEPSDLIADFAIGNHTIYCSGDTIYFSDHSVATAAATYQWQINGASPSMSSIKNPAAIFSVPGTYDVTLIVTDGTLSDTITKTIVIDGVSVQSLPIAEGFEQGQFDANWLLTQWSINEEVGGYGLSDHCMYYDNYDSDLQGGFVDVHTAKYNLSNFADARLTFDVAYVPYGYPYVDSLAVLASTDCGATFTQLYKRGGDDLSTVPGNNGNYFIPGNDEWRTDTVSLDGFTDNPEVVIAFRNIGYYGNVLYIDNINLTSSVLIGIDELNPSTSFTISPNPNDGQFIVTNASSAKNSITVMNSLGSVVLSYSLSLSSKDETIPVDLRPFGKGIYFVKLEGKDGVSVKKVVVE; this comes from the coding sequence ATGAAAAAAATTACAATCATCATTGCCGTTCTGTGTTTTCTTTCCATTCAATCAATCGCGCAATATTCACAACCTAAAATAAATGCTGATGATCCCAATCTCCCGCAATGGGTGAAGATGATGTATGATGAATCTGAAAGTGTATTTGCAGTGGACAGCGCATATGAAGCGTACTTTGAAGGTCGTGAACCGGAGAATGATATCTATGCGCGACTGTACACAACCTGGCGCAGAAGAGTGAGTTCTTTTTTGGATGAAAAAGGATTTATTCGCTATCCTTCTGCTGAAGAAATCAATCAGCAATTAAGGCAACGCACCGATTTATCAAACAATGTTCGCAGCGGATGGACACATGCCGGCCCTGATATTCATTATTCAACAAAAACAAATGAGAACAGTCCGTTTGAACCCATTTCTGAACAAGCGAATATTTATGGAATAGATCGTTCTCAAAGCAATCCCAACCTATTGATTGCGGGAAGTGAAAGTGGCGGCATTTATAAATCTGTTGATGCCGGCGAATCGTGGAATTTAGTTACGCCCAACCTGCTCATCTTTACTTCAAGAGCGGTGCGTATTCATCCCACCAATGAAAATGAAATGTTGTTTGCCGGTGGTGGTAAATTGTATAAAACGAATGATGGTGGCTCAACCTGGAACGCTATTGGTGATGCAGCTTTTCAAGCTCTTAATTTCACTGCAGATGATCTGATTTATAATCCGGGTGATCCAAACATCATTTACATCGGTACCAATAAAGGAATGTTTCGCACTACAGATGGCGGTCAAAACTGGACAGAGATTTTACCTGATTACTGCATGTCTATTAACATCAAGCCAAATGATCCTTCCACGATTTATGCATTGCAATATGATCCTGCCACAAAGATTTCTTATTTCTACAAATCAATAAACTACGGTGCAACATTTACCAAATACAGCGATGGTTGGTTTGAAGTGCCTCCCGTTGATGCGGGAAAAATTGAAAGCTATGGTGGAAGAATTGCTGTAACAGAAGCCAATCCTGAAAAAGTGTATGTGCTGCTTGTAGGCACGAGTCAATCCACAGCACAGTTGCAACTCGGAGGATTTATTGGCACCTATGTAAGTAACAACTCCGGTGAATTATGGAACAACCCACATGTATTAATTGGTGAGCCGTATGATTTTGACACACATCCATGCCTTATGGATTTTGACGGCCATTCTGCTGATTACAACCAGATCTACTACAACACATTTATCGTTGCATCGCACCTTGATGAAAACAGAATACTTATCGGCGGATTAAACATGTGGCGCTCTGATGATGGTGCTGTTTCCTACCAGGGCGTTGGTGGTTACATCGGCGGATTGCCATTAATGCACGTTGACATACAAACAATCCGTAACTATAAAACTTCCGATACTACTGAAGACGTTTGGTGGAGCAGCGATGGAGGCGTAAATCATTCCACCGATTTCCTCGAAACACATCAATCAAAATGCAATGGTATTTATGCGACAGAACTCTGGGGCTTCGACCAGGGATGGAATGAAGACATGATGGTAGGTGGACGTTATCATAACGGCGACATGGGATTTGCTGAAGGATTTCCTGATGGTGAATTTCTTGCACTTGGTGGCGGTGAAGCAGCTACCGGTTATGTCAATTACAGTGATGAACGAAAAGCTTTTTTCTCAGATATCGGAAGTGTTGTTTTACCTGATCAGATTGATGGACTTGCAAAATATACCGGCGGATCAGGTCAGCCGAATGAAAGTTATTACCAGGGAGAAAGTTCACGCATCATCTTCGACTGGAACAACTATCACATTGCTTACCTGGGAAAAGAAAACAAACTCTATAAAAGCACTGATGGCGGATCCAGTTTCTTTACCTATCACACTTTCGGCACTAATGTCAATCAAAAAATTCTTTGGATCGAACAAAGCAGGGTGAACACTAATATCATGTATGCACAGCATTTACAATCATCGAAAAGTGTGCTTTGGAAAACTACAGATGGCGGAATAACGTGGGCACAACTGACTTTACCGGTTGCCAATCAGAAGTATCTCAACTTCACCTTAAGCGGAAATAATGAAAATGAATTGTGGTTGTCATTTACCAATGGACCGAATGGATCAAAGATTTATCATTCAACGAATGGCGGCACCACCTGGACAAACATCTCCACTCCTGCTCTCGACAATATGAATGTGTGGAGTCTAACACATCAGTTTGGTACCAATGGTGGAGTTTATCTTGCAATGAAGCAGGGCATTGTTTTCTACCGGAATAATGTAATGACAGATTGGGCAGTTCATGGTAATGGGTTGCCTGCCGTTTCAGAACCGTTGAAGATTGTTCCGTTTTACAAAGGTCAGAAGATCAGGTTGGCAACATGGCATGTAGGTGTTTGGGAAAATGATTTTTATGAACCCTCTGATTTAATCGCTGATTTCGCAATTGGGAATCATACCATTTATTGTTCCGGCGATACGATTTACTTTTCAGATCATTCAGTGGCAACTGCTGCTGCAACCTACCAATGGCAGATCAATGGCGCGAGTCCTTCAATGTCCAGTATAAAAAATCCTGCTGCAATATTTTCCGTACCAGGAACTTACGATGTCACTTTAATTGTAACCGACGGCACTTTGAGTGATACCATCACTAAAACAATTGTGATTGATGGAGTAAGTGTGCAGTCATTGCCGATTGCTGAAGGTTTTGAGCAAGGTCAGTTTGATGCTAACTGGTTATTAACGCAATGGAGCATTAATGAAGAAGTGGGTGGCTACGGATTGAGCGATCATTGTATGTACTACGATAACTACGACAGTGATTTGCAGGGAGGTTTTGTGGACGTGCATACGGCAAAGTACAACCTCAGCAATTTTGCGGATGCGCGATTAACATTTGATGTGGCCTATGTTCCTTACGGATATCCATACGTGGATTCGCTGGCAGTGCTGGCCTCAACAGATTGTGGTGCCACTTTCACACAACTTTATAAACGCGGTGGCGATGATCTTTCTACCGTACCCGGAAACAACGGCAACTACTTTATTCCGGGAAATGATGAATGGAGAACTGATACTGTTTCGCTTGATGGATTTACGGACAATCCTGAAGTGGTGATTGCTTTCCGCAACATTGGCTATTATGGAAATGTGCTTTACATAGATAACATCAATCTGACTTCTTCCGTATTGATTGGAATCGATGAATTGAACCCTTCAACATCATTCACCATTTCACCCAATCCAAATGATGGCCAGTTTATTGTAACGAACGCTTCTTCTGCTAAAAATTCGATTACCGTGATGAATTCACTCGGATCAGTCGTACTCAGTTATTCATTGTCGTTGAGTTCAAAAGATGAAACGATTCCTGTTGATCTGAGACCATTTGGTAAGGGAATTTATTTTGTGAAGCTGGAAGGCAAGGATGGAGTGAGTGTTAAGAAAGTGGTGGTAGAATAA